Proteins encoded together in one Anopheles darlingi chromosome 3, idAnoDarlMG_H_01, whole genome shotgun sequence window:
- the LOC125956719 gene encoding large proline-rich protein BAG6 isoform X3 codes for MINLKVKTLDSQNHDFSVDDEITVRQFKEEIAVKINIAVDMQRLIYCGRVLADDKPLKDYDLDGKVVHLVQRPPPSARGSSLSGSAGSAGRANDESAARASRRSRSSDNARRNIFRGLDDLNTMYFGSMTSIPLNVSTGNATQIPSVSSSSTLCNNRITVARHMLECVDSILSYLENPARGLNYSAMDYLSQQTMESTVFEFGISAVGDVDIPHNQVQSFVNAVQGAVSAAFRQNGMSNLTVQQPDGLNGGGSVQVFGTVPDFAVLTPPNTSATATPAHEGSGGSSATASSNNSSSSSSSSSSSSSSSSSSASGSSSTSSSSSASESTADSRRQARPGPSATASAPTGQQTTTSTRTLGEVVHQMRTVQRRMEPFLQQYYDILMEDPTFAESDTTGRENAQRVFDRVSEAMHYMSHAQHAISDLMLDLQMNTPRHLCCRPILIEQNAYVSSGMTAVPHNINLANLLRNHNNNNNNSVNNNNNNPEVGNNNINAQVINVGIAPSWITVPGGAAASVTMRPPATGGTAAGATAPSAPPPPPRATATTGSTEEGTGAAATTTTASSGTQQRLPSGRRPGQYGLVGATLLTPRGPRAASADGRLQPQPTAGTGAATAHSHQHPAPNVLRRLVTTGNNAGAATAGAGGPAQQPLPPNHQNSTEMQMARLIQAMVNAAPIHTDIHVQINTGGVDHGDGGNTPPTESAATSQNGARPPSSSSGDAPAGNPTNTTTTNTNSNTNGGGEGVPTAGVHFFPPRFATVTLPTTSTQTRSTSRPHVHSIAPPAASHIRNLRPMQTNILSTFDRFLPCNSHHIRETSFSNQQQQDRASNTDSSNRERTGGDGTASQPTGAAAAAAATEANIRAALALVPLPFTLFGSQMTMADFTNLVPNPNTLNRIRGSLQTYINQALSQNGAPINDEAIRELATRTINQLADVLQPLASYDRPEYDTHASLANLIRHTLPTCVNLIREDSSNQFGLRLMRTLVQFVRRFCMILVQGIGRENGRRILGDLLRATLQLNPATQQQQSAATAAGREPNTVIQEVQRALQPVLDRYLEVASRQDMFDVQPFMVIRQPAAAAAAASVASAVAAAEASSTAAASTAAAAAAAAAAAAAAAAAASAAAVAAVAANARVLSGDGTDSRSSSMSSTGTATTGQRESSPMEVDDVESTSTPELVSDIAEISISFGPPAMSVDPCATIVITDNALAAGDVVVPVAGTDIESDTTTSSSSSYASVNVDQQQQQQQQQSQQQPSSVDSTGGMAAAAAAVALRAASLADPPIPPPRPVDEDEEELPTVMIGAESWHRHVPPNWIPVITRDLGRQRRQNPQTPFSDAYISGMSSKRRKLIAESKPPNDVPSLISDGVRRSFLGSGVNPSNLMAIPSASSSSSSSSATITGGSATSGATTSSTGTTTNRIRSLDELANNIASDSALQMSYCEAMKASIRDRLANDPDYDATRFPNCSKYFEKQ; via the exons ATGATAAATTTAAAAGTCAAAACCCTCGATTCACAGAATCATGATTTCAGTGTGGACGATGAA ATTACCGTCCGCCAGTTTAAGGAAGAGATTGCGGTCAAGATCAACATTGCGGTCGATATGCAGCGGCTGATCTACTGTGGCCGCGTTCTAGCCGACGATAAACCGCTGAAGGATTACGATCTCGATGGAAAGGTAGTGCATTTAGTGCAGAGGCCTCCACCGTCTGCTCGTGGTAGCAGCCTGAGTGGATCGGCCGGATCGGCGGGTCGGGCGAACGATGAGTCGGCAGCACGTGCCTCGCGCCGTTCCCGTAGCAGTGACAACGCACGGCGCAACATTTTCCGCGGGCTGGACGATCTCAACACGATGTACTTCGGTTCGATGACGTCGATCCCGCTGAACGTTAGCACCGGT AATGCTACACAGATCCCGTCAGTcagctcgtcgtcgacgctgTGCAACAACCGCATCACAGTAGCCCGGCACATGCTCGAGTGTGTTGACAGCATACTGAGTTATCTGGAGAATCCGGCCCGTGGTCTCAATTACAGTGCAATGGACTACCTATCGCAACAGACGATGGAATCGACCGTGTTCGAGTTTGGCATTTCGGCCGTCGGTGATGTCGACATACCGCACAATCAGGTGCAGAGCTTCGTCAACGCAGTACAGGGTGCGGTCAGTGCGGCTTTCCGTCAAAACGGGATGTCTAACCTGACAGTGCAGCAACCGGACGGGCTAAATGGTGGTGGCTCGGTGCAGGTGTTTGGTACCGTTCCGGACTTTGCTGTTCTGACGCCACCCAACACGAGCGCTACGGCGACGCCAGCTCATGAGGGCTCCGGTGGTAGCAGTGCCACCGCTAGCAGCAAcaatagcagtagcagcagcagcagtagcagcagtagtagtagcagtagcagcagcagtgccagcggtagtagtagcacctcGTCATCGAGCAGCGCATCGGAATCGACCGCCGATAGTCGGCGTCAGGCACGACCCGGACCATCAGCGACAGCCAGTGCACCGACCGGGCAGCAGACGACAACCAGCACCCGAACGCTCGGTGAGGTCGTCCACCAGATGCGTACGGTGCAGCGACGCATGGAACCGTTCCTCCAGCAGTACTACGACATTCTTATGGAGGATCCAACGTTCGCCGAGTCTGACACAACTGGCCGGGAAAACGCACAGCGCGTGTTCGATCGGGTTTCCGAAGCGATGCACTACATGTCCCACGCCCAGCACGCCATCAGCGATTTAATGTTGGATCTGCAGATGAACACCCCGCGCCATCTCTGCTGCCGACCGATCCTGATCGAGCAGAACGCATACGTCAGCTCGGGAATGACGGCTGTACCG CACAACATCAATCTAGCGAACCTGCTGCGCAAccataacaacaataataacaacagcgtgaataataataacaataatccgGAAGtaggaaacaacaacatcaacgctCAGGTCATCAATGTAGGCATTGCCCCGTCATGGATAACGGTGCCAGGAGGCGCAGCCGCCAGTGTTACCATGAGACCTCCAGCGACTGGTGGAACGGCAGCCGGAGCAAcggcaccatcggcaccaccacctccgccgAGGGCTACAGCTACCACGGGGTCAACGGAAGAGGGCAcgggggcagcagcaacgacgacgaccgcttCCTCTGGCACCCAGCAGCGGCTTCCCTCAG GAAGAAGACCGGGCCAATATGGACTTGTTGGGGCCACTCTGCTGACACCACGAGGCCCACGGGCTGCATCCGCTGATGGTCGACTGCAACCACAACCAACTGCCGGAACCGGGGCCGCAACGGCTCACTCACACCAGCATCCCGCCCCGAACG TTCTGCGACGATTAGTTACAACGGGAAATAATGCCGGTGCGGCAACggcaggtgctggtggtccagCTCAACAACCTCTACCACCGAACCACCAGAACAGTACGGAAATGCAGATGGCACGGCTCATACAGGCCATGGTGAATGCTgcacccatacacacagacatccATGTACAGATCAATACCGGCGGTGTTgatcatggtgatggtggtaacaCGCCGCCTACCGAATCAGCTGCCACCAGCCAGAACGGAGCACGTCCGCCATCCTCCTCTTCTGGGGACGCACCGGCCGGAAATCctaccaataccaccaccaccaacaccaacagcaacacgaatggtggaggagaaggtgttCCGACAGCCGGTGTTCACTTCTTTCCACCACGGTTTGCCACCGTCACGCTGCCGACGACCTCAACACAGACGCGCTCTACATCACGACCGCACGTGCACAGTATCGCGCCACCGGCGGCATCACACATTCGCAACCTCCGGCCGATGCAGACGAACATTTTGTCCACGTTTGATCG CTTCCTACCGTGCAACAGCCATCACATACGCGAAACTAGTTTCtccaatcaacagcaacaagatcGTGCTAGCAACACGGATAGCAGCAACCGCGAAAGaaccggtggtgatggcactGCTAGTCAgccaacaggagcagcagcagcagcagcagcaaccgaagccAACATTCGTGCAG CGCTCGCTCTAGTGCCGCTTCCGTTTACACTGTTTGGTAGCCAGATGACCATGGCTGATTTCACCAATTTGGTACCGAACCCGAACACACTGAACCGTATCCGTGGATCGCTGCAGACGTACATCAATCAGGCTCTTTCGCAAAACGGGGCCCCCATTAATGATGAAGCCATACGAGAG CTGGCCACTAGAACCATCAACCAGTTGGCGGACGTTCTACAGCCGCTCGCTTCCTACGATCGGCCCGAGTACGATACGCACGCCTCCCTGGCCAACCTCATTCGCCACACGCTCCCTACCTGCGTCAACCTGATCCGGGAGGACAGCTCGAACCAGTTTGGGTTGCGCTTGATGCGCACGCTAGTCCAATTCGTGCGCCGCTTCTGCATGATTCTCGTGCAGGGCATTGGGCGCGAGAATGGTCGCCGTATTCTGGGCGACCTGTTGCGGGCCACACTACAGCTCAATCCggccacacagcagcaacagtcagcAGCTACAGCGGCCGGCCGTGAGCCGAACACTGTGATACAGGAGGTGCAGCGCGCCCTGCAACCAGTGCTTGATCGCTATCTGGAAGTAGCCAGTCGGCAGGATATGTTCGATGTGCAACCCTTCATGGTCATTCGACagccggcggcagcggcagccgcggCCAGCGTGGCAagcgcagtagcagcagccgaagccaGCTCAACAGCGGCGGCatcaacggcggcagcagcagcagcagcggccgcagcagcagcagccgctgccgccgctgcttcAGCCGCAGCGGTCGCTGCGGTAGCTGCTAACGCACGCGTACTGTCTGGCGATGGAACCGATAGCCGATCTTCCAGTATGTCCTCCACCGGAACAGCGACAACTGGTCAGCGGGAATCGAGC CCGATGGAAGTGGACGATGTTGAAAGTACCTCTACGCCGGAGCTGGTGTCCGATATTGCGGAAATATCGATATCGTTCGGGCCACCGGCCATGAGCGTTGATCCCTGTGCGACAATCGTAATCACGGACAATGCGTTGGCCGCCGGTGATGTGGTAGTGCCCGTAGCTGGAACAGACATAGAATccgataccaccacctcctcttcttcctcgtaTGCATCAGTCAATGttgatcagcaacagcaacagcagcagcaacagtcacaACAACAGCCATCATCGGTCGATAGCACGGGAGgaatggcagcagcggcggcagcagtcGCACTGCGTGCAGCTTCGTTGGCCGATCCACCGATTCCACCACCCCGCCcggttgatgaagatgaagaagagctACCGACGGTGATGATTGGTGCGGAATCGTGGCACCGGCATGTTCCCCCCAACTGGATACCGGTGATTACACGCGATCttggacgacaacgacgacag AACCCACAGACACCGTTTTCCGACGCGTATATCTCGGGTATGTCGTCCAAACGTCGGAAGCTGATAGCAGAATCGAAGCCACCAAACGACGTGCCATCGCTCATCTCCGATGGAGTGCGACGATCGTTCCTAGGAAGCGGCGTAAACCCGTCGAACCTCATGGCAATTCCAtcggcgagcagcagcagcagcagcagcagcgctaccATCACCGGTGGTTCGGCTACGTCAGGAGCCACTACTAGCAGCACcggtacgacgacgaaccgGATCCGATCGCTCGATGAGCTGGCGAACAACATCGCTAGTGACAGTGCGCTGCAGATGTCGTATTGTGAGGCGATGAAGGCAAGCATACGGGACCGCTTGGCGAACGATCCGGATTACGATGCTACCCGGTTTCCGAATTGCTccaaatattttgaaaaacagTAA
- the LOC125956719 gene encoding large proline-rich protein BAG6 isoform X4 encodes MINLKVKTLDSQNHDFSVDDEITVRQFKEEIAVKINIAVDMQRLIYCGRVLADDKPLKDYDLDGKVVHLVQRPPPSARGSSLSGSAGSAGRANDESAARASRRSRSSDNARRNIFRGLDDLNTMYFGSMTSIPLNVSTGNATQIPSVSSSSTLCNNRITVARHMLECVDSILSYLENPARGLNYSAMDYLSQQTMESTVFEFGISAVGDVDIPHNQVQSFVNAVQGAVSAAFRQNGMSNLTVQQPDGLNGGGSVQVFGTVPDFAVLTPPNTSATATPAHEGSGGSSATASSNNSSSSSSSSSSSSSSSSSSASGSSSTSSSSSASESTADSRRQARPGPSATASAPTGQQTTTSTRTLGEVVHQMRTVQRRMEPFLQQYYDILMEDPTFAESDTTGRENAQRVFDRVSEAMHYMSHAQHAISDLMLDLQMNTPRHLCCRPILIEQNAYVSSGMTAVPHNINLANLLRNHNNNNNNSVNNNNNNPEVGNNNINAQVINVGIAPSWITVPGGAAASVTMRPPATGGTAAGATAPSAPPPPPRATATTGSTEEGTGAAATTTTASSGTQQRLPSVLRRLVTTGNNAGAATAGAGGPAQQPLPPNHQNSTEMQMARLIQAMVNAAPIHTDIHVQINTGGVDHGDGGNTPPTESAATSQNGARPPSSSSGDAPAGNPTNTTTTNTNSNTNGGGEGVPTAGVHFFPPRFATVTLPTTSTQTRSTSRPHVHSIAPPAASHIRNLRPMQTNILSTFDRFLPCNSHHIRETSFSNQQQQDRASNTDSSNRERTGGDGTASQPTGAAAAAAATEANIRAALALVPLPFTLFGSQMTMADFTNLVPNPNTLNRIRGSLQTYINQALSQNGAPINDEAIRELATRTINQLADVLQPLASYDRPEYDTHASLANLIRHTLPTCVNLIREDSSNQFGLRLMRTLVQFVRRFCMILVQGIGRENGRRILGDLLRATLQLNPATQQQQSAATAAGREPNTVIQEVQRALQPVLDRYLEVASRQDMFDVQPFMVIRQPAAAAAAASVASAVAAAEASSTAAASTAAAAAAAAAAAAAAAAAASAAAVAAVAANARVLSGDGTDSRSSSMSSTGTATTGQRESSPMEVDDVESTSTPELVSDIAEISISFGPPAMSVDPCATIVITDNALAAGDVVVPVAGTDIESDTTTSSSSSYASVNVDQQQQQQQQQSQQQPSSVDSTGGMAAAAAAVALRAASLADPPIPPPRPVDEDEEELPTVMIGAESWHRHVPPNWIPVITRDLGRQRRQNPQTPFSDAYISGMSSKRRKLIAESKPPNDVPSLISDGVRRSFLGSGVNPSNLMAIPSASSSSSSSSATITGGSATSGATTSSTGTTTNRIRSLDELANNIASDSALQMSYCEAMKASIRDRLANDPDYDATRFPNCSKYFEKQ; translated from the exons ATGATAAATTTAAAAGTCAAAACCCTCGATTCACAGAATCATGATTTCAGTGTGGACGATGAA ATTACCGTCCGCCAGTTTAAGGAAGAGATTGCGGTCAAGATCAACATTGCGGTCGATATGCAGCGGCTGATCTACTGTGGCCGCGTTCTAGCCGACGATAAACCGCTGAAGGATTACGATCTCGATGGAAAGGTAGTGCATTTAGTGCAGAGGCCTCCACCGTCTGCTCGTGGTAGCAGCCTGAGTGGATCGGCCGGATCGGCGGGTCGGGCGAACGATGAGTCGGCAGCACGTGCCTCGCGCCGTTCCCGTAGCAGTGACAACGCACGGCGCAACATTTTCCGCGGGCTGGACGATCTCAACACGATGTACTTCGGTTCGATGACGTCGATCCCGCTGAACGTTAGCACCGGT AATGCTACACAGATCCCGTCAGTcagctcgtcgtcgacgctgTGCAACAACCGCATCACAGTAGCCCGGCACATGCTCGAGTGTGTTGACAGCATACTGAGTTATCTGGAGAATCCGGCCCGTGGTCTCAATTACAGTGCAATGGACTACCTATCGCAACAGACGATGGAATCGACCGTGTTCGAGTTTGGCATTTCGGCCGTCGGTGATGTCGACATACCGCACAATCAGGTGCAGAGCTTCGTCAACGCAGTACAGGGTGCGGTCAGTGCGGCTTTCCGTCAAAACGGGATGTCTAACCTGACAGTGCAGCAACCGGACGGGCTAAATGGTGGTGGCTCGGTGCAGGTGTTTGGTACCGTTCCGGACTTTGCTGTTCTGACGCCACCCAACACGAGCGCTACGGCGACGCCAGCTCATGAGGGCTCCGGTGGTAGCAGTGCCACCGCTAGCAGCAAcaatagcagtagcagcagcagcagtagcagcagtagtagtagcagtagcagcagcagtgccagcggtagtagtagcacctcGTCATCGAGCAGCGCATCGGAATCGACCGCCGATAGTCGGCGTCAGGCACGACCCGGACCATCAGCGACAGCCAGTGCACCGACCGGGCAGCAGACGACAACCAGCACCCGAACGCTCGGTGAGGTCGTCCACCAGATGCGTACGGTGCAGCGACGCATGGAACCGTTCCTCCAGCAGTACTACGACATTCTTATGGAGGATCCAACGTTCGCCGAGTCTGACACAACTGGCCGGGAAAACGCACAGCGCGTGTTCGATCGGGTTTCCGAAGCGATGCACTACATGTCCCACGCCCAGCACGCCATCAGCGATTTAATGTTGGATCTGCAGATGAACACCCCGCGCCATCTCTGCTGCCGACCGATCCTGATCGAGCAGAACGCATACGTCAGCTCGGGAATGACGGCTGTACCG CACAACATCAATCTAGCGAACCTGCTGCGCAAccataacaacaataataacaacagcgtgaataataataacaataatccgGAAGtaggaaacaacaacatcaacgctCAGGTCATCAATGTAGGCATTGCCCCGTCATGGATAACGGTGCCAGGAGGCGCAGCCGCCAGTGTTACCATGAGACCTCCAGCGACTGGTGGAACGGCAGCCGGAGCAAcggcaccatcggcaccaccacctccgccgAGGGCTACAGCTACCACGGGGTCAACGGAAGAGGGCAcgggggcagcagcaacgacgacgaccgcttCCTCTGGCACCCAGCAGCGGCTTCCCTCAG TTCTGCGACGATTAGTTACAACGGGAAATAATGCCGGTGCGGCAACggcaggtgctggtggtccagCTCAACAACCTCTACCACCGAACCACCAGAACAGTACGGAAATGCAGATGGCACGGCTCATACAGGCCATGGTGAATGCTgcacccatacacacagacatccATGTACAGATCAATACCGGCGGTGTTgatcatggtgatggtggtaacaCGCCGCCTACCGAATCAGCTGCCACCAGCCAGAACGGAGCACGTCCGCCATCCTCCTCTTCTGGGGACGCACCGGCCGGAAATCctaccaataccaccaccaccaacaccaacagcaacacgaatggtggaggagaaggtgttCCGACAGCCGGTGTTCACTTCTTTCCACCACGGTTTGCCACCGTCACGCTGCCGACGACCTCAACACAGACGCGCTCTACATCACGACCGCACGTGCACAGTATCGCGCCACCGGCGGCATCACACATTCGCAACCTCCGGCCGATGCAGACGAACATTTTGTCCACGTTTGATCG CTTCCTACCGTGCAACAGCCATCACATACGCGAAACTAGTTTCtccaatcaacagcaacaagatcGTGCTAGCAACACGGATAGCAGCAACCGCGAAAGaaccggtggtgatggcactGCTAGTCAgccaacaggagcagcagcagcagcagcagcaaccgaagccAACATTCGTGCAG CGCTCGCTCTAGTGCCGCTTCCGTTTACACTGTTTGGTAGCCAGATGACCATGGCTGATTTCACCAATTTGGTACCGAACCCGAACACACTGAACCGTATCCGTGGATCGCTGCAGACGTACATCAATCAGGCTCTTTCGCAAAACGGGGCCCCCATTAATGATGAAGCCATACGAGAG CTGGCCACTAGAACCATCAACCAGTTGGCGGACGTTCTACAGCCGCTCGCTTCCTACGATCGGCCCGAGTACGATACGCACGCCTCCCTGGCCAACCTCATTCGCCACACGCTCCCTACCTGCGTCAACCTGATCCGGGAGGACAGCTCGAACCAGTTTGGGTTGCGCTTGATGCGCACGCTAGTCCAATTCGTGCGCCGCTTCTGCATGATTCTCGTGCAGGGCATTGGGCGCGAGAATGGTCGCCGTATTCTGGGCGACCTGTTGCGGGCCACACTACAGCTCAATCCggccacacagcagcaacagtcagcAGCTACAGCGGCCGGCCGTGAGCCGAACACTGTGATACAGGAGGTGCAGCGCGCCCTGCAACCAGTGCTTGATCGCTATCTGGAAGTAGCCAGTCGGCAGGATATGTTCGATGTGCAACCCTTCATGGTCATTCGACagccggcggcagcggcagccgcggCCAGCGTGGCAagcgcagtagcagcagccgaagccaGCTCAACAGCGGCGGCatcaacggcggcagcagcagcagcagcggccgcagcagcagcagccgctgccgccgctgcttcAGCCGCAGCGGTCGCTGCGGTAGCTGCTAACGCACGCGTACTGTCTGGCGATGGAACCGATAGCCGATCTTCCAGTATGTCCTCCACCGGAACAGCGACAACTGGTCAGCGGGAATCGAGC CCGATGGAAGTGGACGATGTTGAAAGTACCTCTACGCCGGAGCTGGTGTCCGATATTGCGGAAATATCGATATCGTTCGGGCCACCGGCCATGAGCGTTGATCCCTGTGCGACAATCGTAATCACGGACAATGCGTTGGCCGCCGGTGATGTGGTAGTGCCCGTAGCTGGAACAGACATAGAATccgataccaccacctcctcttcttcctcgtaTGCATCAGTCAATGttgatcagcaacagcaacagcagcagcaacagtcacaACAACAGCCATCATCGGTCGATAGCACGGGAGgaatggcagcagcggcggcagcagtcGCACTGCGTGCAGCTTCGTTGGCCGATCCACCGATTCCACCACCCCGCCcggttgatgaagatgaagaagagctACCGACGGTGATGATTGGTGCGGAATCGTGGCACCGGCATGTTCCCCCCAACTGGATACCGGTGATTACACGCGATCttggacgacaacgacgacag AACCCACAGACACCGTTTTCCGACGCGTATATCTCGGGTATGTCGTCCAAACGTCGGAAGCTGATAGCAGAATCGAAGCCACCAAACGACGTGCCATCGCTCATCTCCGATGGAGTGCGACGATCGTTCCTAGGAAGCGGCGTAAACCCGTCGAACCTCATGGCAATTCCAtcggcgagcagcagcagcagcagcagcagcgctaccATCACCGGTGGTTCGGCTACGTCAGGAGCCACTACTAGCAGCACcggtacgacgacgaaccgGATCCGATCGCTCGATGAGCTGGCGAACAACATCGCTAGTGACAGTGCGCTGCAGATGTCGTATTGTGAGGCGATGAAGGCAAGCATACGGGACCGCTTGGCGAACGATCCGGATTACGATGCTACCCGGTTTCCGAATTGCTccaaatattttgaaaaacagTAA